The region GCCGCCGGCGCCAGCGGCAGGGAGCGGCAGTTCGTATCGCCTTCGAACATCCAGCGGAAGTAGTCACCCAGGTCCTCGAAGGGCCGGTCCGGCATGCGATGCAGGCGCAGGTCGCTGGCAAAGCGGGCATGGCGGAACATGCGGTCCCACATGGTCATGCGATTGTCCTGGCGGCCGGTGACGCGGCCGCACTCCAGCGGGCTGTTGGCGAACAGCGCGATGAACGCGGGCGCCAGGGCCATGATCACATTGACCGCGCGTGCCGCCTCGTGGATGGGCACCGACGTGCAGGGACTGTTCTGCGCCTTGGCGTCGATGCCGACGCGATGCAGCCAGCCGCGATAGCCGACGATGTCCTCGTAGATGGGGCGAGGGACGCGCAGGGCCGCATATCGATCGGGGTCCAGGGACGCCGCGGGATGTTCGCCCGCATTGAGGATGGCGGCATCTTCTTCGGCCAGAGCTTCCTGGACGTCATTCAGTTCGGCGTACACCGCCTGCGCCAGGCGATCCAGGCCGCCGCTGCCGCCCGCGACCGGGTGCAGCGCGCTTTCCAGCAGATTGAAGCCGTTGTCCAGACCGCTGTCGGCCAAGGCGCCGCGCGCGCTGACCACCCGATTCTCCAGGCGGCTTAGCGCCAGCGTTTCGCCACGGGCGCCGCGCAGACGCGCCAGGGACTCGGGATAGGCCTGGACGGCATGGCTGGCGCCGGTGCCCCGCCGCACCACCACCATCTCCATTTCGAGTCCCAGCTTCTGTCCTGCCTTCTCTGGAGCCATCCGCGCCATTTCCCCGTACTTGCGCCGTGGCTGCCACGGCGTCTTGTTTCATGCAGCTTTCTTATATCGTCCGCGTGCCAGCACGATGTCCTTGTGATTGGTATCGGCCCAGCGCACCAGGCCCTTCATCGGCACGAGGAAGGAACGGCCCAGGTCCGTCAATGTGTATTCCACGCGGGGCGGCACTTCGGCGTATACCTCGCGGTACACGAAGCCGTCCTGTTCGAGCTGCTTGAGTGTACGCGACAGCATCTGCTTGGAGATGTCACCGATGTCGCGCATCAATTCGTTGAAGCGGCGGGTGCCGTCTTCCAGTCCGATGAGTACCAGCAGGCTCCATTGGTCGCCGATGCGATCGAGGACATCGCGAATGGGGCAGGGCTGTTCGAAGCTGAAATATTCTTGCGGAATCATCGTGGGACACTCGTAGGCATGGTCACGCCGTGCTGACCTGGGCCCTTTGGCGTGACTTCTTGTGGAGCCGAGGCGTCTTACTTAAGATGCAGGACGTCGACATGGTCTGTATTTTAGACCTTGTCCCGATTTTGAACTTTTGGAGATTTACTTATGGCTAACGTCGCCCTCATCGGCGCTTCCGGCAACGCCGGCGCCCGCATACTCAAGGAACTGGCCGACCGCGGCCATACCGTCACCGCCATCGCGCGCAACCCGGACAAGATCGCCAAGCTGCCCAAGGTCACGGCCAAGCGCGGCGATGTCTACGACAAGGAAGGTCTGACTGCCCTGCTGCGGGGGCACGATGCCGTGATCAGTTCGGTGCATTTCACCGCCAGCGATCCGCATGTGCTGATCGATGCCGTGCGTGCGGCGGGGGTCAAGCGATACCTGGTGGTGGGCGGCGCCGGCAGCCTGGAAGTGGCGCCGGGCAAGCGTCTGGTGGACCAGCCGGATTTTCCGGAGGCCTACAAGGTTGAAGCGACCAAGGGCGCGGAGTTTCTTGATCTGCTCAAGGGCGTGCAGGATCTGGACTGGACCTTCCTGTCGCCGTCGGCCATGTTCGTGCCGGGCGAGCGCACCGGCAAGTTCCGCCTGGGCACCGACCAGTTGCTGGCCGGCGAGCATGGGTCGACCATCAGCTTCGAAGACTACGCGATCGCTTTGGTCGATGAAATAGAAACGCCGGCGCATGTGCGCCAGCGTTTCACGGTCGGGTATTAAGGCCCACCCCCTACCGCGCTGCGCGCGGCCCCCTCAAGGGGGCAAGAAAGGCCCTCCCCCTACCGCGCTACGCGCGGCCCCCTCAAGGGGGCGAAACCGGCGGACCGGGAGACCCGGCTCCGCGGTTTCCCCGATAGGGAAAGATTCTTGCGAATGCTACTGCAATGCGGCCACGCCGGCCTGGGCGATTTCTTCGTCGTGTTGCGGGGTATCGGCGGACACGCCGATGGCGCCGACCACGTGGCCGTTGACGGTCAAGGGCAGGCCGCCGCGCATCAGCACGAAGCCACGCGCGGTTGCAGCGGCGGGACGGCTGCCGTTGATGGCATCTTCCAGCGCGCCGCTGGGACGGCGGAACAGCGCCGCCGTGCGCGCCTTGCCCGGCGCCAGTTCCACGCCGGCCGGCACGCTGGCATTGTCCATGCGCACCAGCAGGATCGGTTGTCCGGCGGCATCCACCACCGAAATCACACAAGGCCAGCCCCCGGCCTGGGCCTTGGCCTGCGCGGCGGCCAGCACGTGCTGGGCCGCGGCAAGATTCAGCACGGGCTGCGTGGGCAACTGCGGCGGCGCGGCATGGGCGGAAGCGACGATGCCCAGGCCCAGCGCGAGGGAGGCGGTATAGCGGGTGAAGCGATTCATTGCAGACTCCTGATGCTGCGAAAAACGAGCCTCCATTTCAGCATCGAGTAAATTCGTGTTCAATAAAGAAGACTGGCTTCTTTATTTATAAAAACGAAATATGGAAATTCGCCACCTGCGTGCCTTTGTCGTGGTCGCGCGTGAATTGCACTTCGCCCGCGCCGCGGAATTGCTGGGCGTATCCGCGCCCACGCTGACCGTACAGATCCAGGAACTGGAGCGCGCCGTGCAGGCGCGCCTGCTGCAACGGACCAAGCGATCCGTGGCCCTGACACCGGCCGGCGTGACCTTTCTCGCGGAAAGCGAACTGGCGCTCGCGCAGTTCGACCATGCCGTGGACGTCGGCCGCCGGGCCGGCCGCGGCGAGGTGGGCGCCATCGCGCTGGGCTATGTGGGCTCCGCCGCATATTCCGGCGTCCTGCAGGACCAGACGCGGCGCTTCCTGGCCCGTTGGCCGGACGTCGACATCCGTGCACGCGAACTGCCCATGGATGAGTTGCCCAGCCTGCTGGAGCAAGGCCAGGTCGACGTTGCCTTCGTGCGTACGCCGGTCAATCTGCCGGCCAGCCTGTCCAGCCGGGTGCTGGCCAGGGACCGCTTCTGCCTGGCCTTGCCGCGCGACCACATCCTGGCGCGCGACGACGGGCCCGTGCTGGCGCGCGCGCTGGCGGGCGAGTCCTTCGTGGTGCCGGAACAGGATTCCGGTTTGCAGGAGGTGGCCAGGCGGGGCCGCTTCACGCCTAGCATCAGCGCGGTGCCGGGCTCTCTGCTGGCGGTGTTGACGCAGGTGTCGGTCGGCGCCAGCGTGGCCGTGGTGCCCAGCGTGTTGCGGCAGGTGATCGCCTTGCCCCACGTGGTGTACCGGGACATCGCGGGTGCTCTTATCCCGTCACAGGTGGCGGCCATCTATCGCCGCCATGAGCGTGCGCCTGGCGTCAGGCGATTCGTGGCCCAGATCCTGGAAACGCCTGAACCCAAGGCCCCGGTCAAGCTCGCGGCAGCAGACTGATCTCCAGCTTGCTCTTGCCTGACGCCAGTTTCTGGGCGATCTGCTTCATCTTCGCTTCGGTCAGGCCGTGTTCGCCGATGCCGGGGTAGATGGACATGGCGCCGCTGTCGATGGGGCCGCGGATGACCACCGTGGTGAGCACCTCGCCGTCCGCGCGCAGGATCACGCTGCGGCCGACGTTCACGCTGGTCAGCTGCGCCACGGCCTGGCGCGAGTCCGGCGTCAGGTTGACGTCCAGCACCGACTGCTTGGTCTCGTCGTCCGTGCGCAATCGGGCATGGGCGACGGTCAGGACCAGGGGCGCGGACGAAAGCTGCGCTACGGTCTCGGGGCCATGTCCGGTGCCGGTTTTCCTCAGCTGCTTTTCCATCACGGACGGCGGTTGGTCCGTGAGACAGTTCGGGCGTGCCTGGAAGGCCTGCGCCGGCGCAAGCAAGGTGGCCAGTGTGACGGTCAGCGCCGTCAGCAGGCTGGTCTTCAGAAGACGGGGGGATAGCCGCGTCAAACGACGCATGGAGAATTGCTGGCTGCCATTGCGGGTCGCGCGCATAGGTGGGGACCTCGTGAGGAGTAGGTTGGCTCCATTCTAAGCGCGCATCCCTCCGCGCCGGGGTAACGATAGGAAAAAGGGATATTCGCAAATCGCTGCCCCGCTTCACTGTCCCACTTCACCGCAGCACTTCACTGCCCCACCGCATCCCCGTCGTGCCAGCCACCACCCAGCGCCTTGATCAAGGCCGCGCTGGCGGCCAGGCGGCTCTGCTGGATCTGCAGCACGCTTTCCTCGTTGGACAAGGCCGTGGCCTGCGCGGTGACGACCGTGGTGTAGGACTGGGTGCCGGCCCGATATTCGTTCAGCGCGATGGTGGCGGCCTGGCGCGCCAGGGTCAGCGCTTCATCCTGGGCCGTCGACTGCCGGGCCAGCACGCGCAGATTGGACAACTCGTCCTCCACGTCCTGGAAAGCCGCGAGCACGGTCTGCCGGTAGTTGGCCACGCGCTGGTCGTACGCGGCGCGGGCGGCGTCGCTGGCGGCGGAACGGGCGCCGCCGTCGAACAGGGTCTGGCTGCCGCTGGCGACCAGCGACCACAGCGCATTGGCGGCCGAGAACAAGGGCGACGCGCCCGACCAGCCGGCGCTGGCCGACAGGGTGACGGACGGGTACCAGGCGGCTTCCGCCACGCCGATCAGGGCGTTCTGCTGCTGCATGGTGCGTTCGGCCTGGGCAATGTCGGGACGCCGTTCCAGCAGATCCGAAGGCAGGCCGGCCGGTGCTTGCGGAATCAGCTTGGGCAATTCGCCCGCCGCCAACGTCACGTCGGCCGGCGCCTTGCCGATGAGCAGGGCAATCGCATGTTCGTATTGATCGCGCAGCTGCTCGCTGGCGATGGCCGACGCGCGTGCCGAGGCCAGCTGGGTTTGCGCGGTGATCACGTCCGAGCGCGCTGCGACGCCAGCCTGGTACTGGTTCTGCGCGATCGACAGGCTGCGTCCGTATGCAGTGACCGTATCGCGCAAGAGGCGGCCCAGGGCATCCTGGTAACGCAGCGCGAAGTAGTCGGTCACCAGTTCCGCCTGGGCCGACAGCGTCAGGTCGGCCAGTTCGGCGGCGCTGGCCTCGGCACTGGCCCGGTCGCTTTCGACCTGGCGGCGCACCTTGCCCCACAGGTCCAGATCCCAGCTGGCGTCGGCCTCCACCTGACGCGTGGTGGCGCTGCTGCCATTGCTGCGCGCACGGCTCAGGGACGGGCCGGCGGTCACCGTCGGCGCCAGGTTGGCGCGTGCTTCGCGCACCACGGCCAGGGCCTGGCGGTAGGCGGCTTCATAGGCCTTCAGGTTCTGATTGCCTACGGACACCTGCGCGGCCAGGTCATTGAGCACGGGATCCTGGTAGACCTCCCACCACGCGCCACGGGGCGCGGCGCCCGGCGCGGCCAGCTTCCAACCCGCCGGCGCGGCGGGCGCCTCCTTGAAGGCACGCGGCGTGGGTGCGTCGGGCCGGTGGTAGTCGGGACCGACGGCGCAGGCTTGCAGGGTCAGCAGCAAAGGCAGGGCGACGCCTGCCGCGAGGCGCTTGAATGACGGCTTGAACGGCAGCGGCTTGAGCAACAGCGACTTGAACGGCAGCGCCTTGAACGACGGCGCTCTCAACAGGACGGACACGAAGGGGAACGGCATGATGCGGCTTTTCATTAGGCAGGATCGGTATTCACTTGCGCGGCAAGGCCACGGCGGCGGCGCCAGGCGCTGAGCGTGCGCTGGCGCCAGCGATCCAGATAGAGGTAGACCACGGGCGTCGTGTACAGCGTCAGGATCTGGCTGACGATCAGGCCGCCGATGATGGAGATGCCCAGGGGCCGGCGCAGCTCCGAGCCCATGCCCTGGTCCAGCACCAGCGGCACGGCGCCCAGCAGGGCGGCGCAGGTGGTCATCATGATGGGACGGAAGCGCAGCACGCAGGCCCGGTGGATGGCTTGCGCCGGTGTCAGGCCTTGATTGCGCTCGGCATCGATGGCGAAGTCCACCATCATGATGGCGTTCTTCTTGACGATGCCGATCAGCAGGAAGACGCCGATCAGGGCGATGACCGTGAACTCGGTATCCGTCAGCAGCAGCGCCAGCACGGCGCCCACGCCGGCCGACGGCAAGGTGGACAGGATGGTCAGCGGATGCACATAGCTCTCGTACAGCATGCCCAGCACCACGTACACGGCCAGCAGGGCCGCGGCGATGAGCAGTGGCATGGTCGACACGATGGCCATGGAGCTGCCGGCCGTGCCGGCGAAACCGCCGTGTACCGAGACCGGCATGCGCAGATCGCTGACCGCCTGCTGGATGGCGCGGTTGGCATCATCGAGCTTGGCGCCCTCCGCCAGGTTGAAGGAGATCGTCACCGCCACCGCCTGGCCCTGGTGATTGACGGACACCGGCGTGGTCGCGGCTTCCATATGAGCGAAGGCGAACAGGGGCACCATGGTGGAACCGCTCGTGCTCACCGCCTGGCCGCTGGACACGCTGCCGGTGCTGGTGGCGATGGAATTGGTGGCCGCGTTGGTGGCGGACGAGGATGTGGTGCTGCCGGCGCTGCTGCTGGAGCTGCTATTGCTCACCAGGCTGGACGACGCATTGGTCGACGACGTGCCGCTGGCCGACGCGCCGGTGGTGCTGACGTAGATCTGCTTCAGCGCGGACGGGTCCTGCAGATATTGGGGCGCCAGCTCCATCACCACGTGATACTGATTCTGCGCCTGGTAGATGGTGGACACCTGACGTTCGCCGAAGGCGTCGTAGAGCGTGGCGTCGATGGCGTCCGGCGTGATGCCGTAGCGCGCCGCCGTTGCCCGATCCACCACCACGCGGCTTTCCAGGCCGCCATTCTGCTGGTCCGACGACACATCGGCCAGCGCGGTGTTGGCCTTCAGCGCCGCCGTCAGCTTCGCGGCCCACAGGCTGACGGTGGCGGCATCGTCGCCCTGCAGGGTGTACTGGTATTGGGCGAAGCTCTGGCGTCCGCCGATGAACAGATCCTGGCGCGGGAACATCATCAATTGCGCGCCGGGAATCTCCGACAGCTTGCTCCGCAAGCGCGCCATCACCTGGAAGGCGGTGGCATCCCGTTCATCCAGGGGCTTGAGCGTGATGTCATTCATGGCCGTGTTGGTGCCGCGGCCGCCAGTGAAACCCACCACGGTCTGTACCGCGGGGTCGGCCTTCACGATGGCCATGGCCTGGCGCATCTTCTCGCTCATGGCCTGGAAGGAAATGCTCTGGTCGGCGTTGATGCCGCCGCCCATCAGGCCGCTGTCCTGCTGCGGGAACAGGCTCTTGGGCACGGCGGAGAACAGCACGACGTTCAGCGCCACCGTCAGCAGCAGGGACAGCAGCACGGGTAGCGGATGGCGCAGGGCCAGCGCCAGGCTGCGCTCGTACAGGCCCTGCATGCCGTTGATGACAGCGTCGACGCGGCGCGCGACGTGTGCGGCCAGCGTGTCCCGACGCGGCCAGCATGCCGGGGCGGTGCTGGGCCGCAGCAGCAGGGCGCACAGCATCGGCGTGGTGGTCAGCGACAGCACCAGGGAGATGCCGATGGCGATGGACAGCACGATGGCGAATTCATGGAACAGCCGTCCTACCAGGCCGCCCAGCAGCAGGATGGGCAGGAACACCGCCACCAGCGACACGCTCATGGACAGGACGGTGAAACTGACCTCGCGCGCGCCGTCCATGGCCGCGCGTAAACGGCTGGCGCCGGCTTCGCGGTGACGCGTGATGTTCTCCAGCACGACGATGGCGTCATCGACCACGAAGCCGGTGGCGATGGTCAGCGCCATCAGCGACAGATTGTCCAGCGTATAGCCGAACAGCTTCATGGCGCCGAAAGTGCCCAGTATCGACACGGGGACGGTCACCGCCGGGATCAGGGTCGCGCGCACGTCGCGCAGGAAAGCCAGGACCACCAGCACGACCAGGATCACCGCGATGATGAGGGTCTGTTCGGTGTGCGCCAGCGACGCGCGGATGGTGCTGCTGCGGTCGCCGGACAGGGTCATCTCGACGCCGCTGGGCAGGGCGGCGCGCAGCTGTGGCAGCAGCGCGTTGACGCGGTCCACCGTCTCGACGATGTTGGCCGCGGGTTGCTTGTACAACCACAGCAGCACCGCGCGTTTGCCGTTGACATAGCCAGCGTTGCGCAGGCTTTCCACCGAATCACTGACCGCGGCGACGTCGCGCAGATGCACCGGCCTGTCGTTGCGCCAGGCGATGACCAGATCGCGGTAGGCGGCCGCGTTCACCGCCTGGTCGTTGGCGTACAGCTGATAGCGATTGGGACCGTCCTCGATCAAGCCCTTGGCGCTGTTGGCGTTGGCGGCGGACAGCGCCGCCCGCACGTCTTCCAGCCCGATGCCGTATTTGTTGAGGGTACCCGGATTCAATTCCACCCGCACGGCCGGCAGCGAGCTGCCATTCAAGTCGACGTTGCCGATGCCGGCCACCTGCATCAGGCGCTGTTGCAACACGGTGGCCGCGCTGTCGTACAGCTGCTCGGGGCGCAGCAGGTCGGACGTGAGCGCCAGCACCAGGATCGGCGCTTCGGCGGGATTGAACTTGCGATACGTCGGATTCGACTTCAGCGACGCGGGCAGATCGGCGCGCGCCGCGTTGATGGCCGCCTGCACGTCGCGCGACGCGCCCTCGATGTCGCGATCCAGGCCGAACTGCAGGATGATGCTGGTGGTGCCGACGCTGCTTTGCGAGGTCATCTCCGTGACGTCGGCAATCTGGCCCAGATGCTTTTCCAGAGGCGCGGCCACCGTCTTGGCCATGGTGTCAGGGCTGGCCCCCGCCATCTGCGCCTGCACCCGGATCGTGGGGAAATCCACCGCCGGCAGCGGGGCCACGGGCAGCAGGCCGAAGGCCAGGGCCCCCGCCACGGCGATGGCCAGGGTCATCAGCAGGGTGGCGACGGGCCGCCGGATGAAGAACGCGCTGATGTTCACGGCGTGTCCTCGCGCGGCGCGGTCAGGGCCCAGCCCCGGCGGCGCAGGCTTTGCGCCAGCTGGTCCATGGCCAGGTACACCGCCGGCGTGGTGAACAGCGTCAGCAGCTGGCTCACCGCCAGGCCGCCGATCATGGCGTAGCCCAGCGGTTGGCGCAGCTCGGACCCCGTGCCGCTGCCCAGGGCCAGCGGCACGGCGGAAATCAAGGCAGCCATGGTGGTCATCAGGATGGGCCGCAAGCGCAGCAGGCACGCCCGGTGGATGGCCTCGCGCGGCGACAGGCCTTCATCGCGCTCTGCGACCAGCGCGAAGTCGATCATCATGATGGCGTTCTTCTTCACGATGCCGATCAGCAGCACGATGCCGATGATGCCGATGATGTCCAGGTCCGCGCCGGTGCACAGCATGGCCAGCAAGGCGCCCAGCCCCGCGGACGGCAGGGTGGACAGGATGGTGAGCGGATGCACGAAGCTTTCGTACAGCACCCCAAGGACCACATACATGACCAGCACGGCGGCCAGGATCAGGTATAGCTCGTTCGACAGGGAGGTCTGGAAGGCGTCGGTGGCGCCCTGGAAGCGGGTCTCGAAGCCTTGCGGCAGGTTGACGGCCTGCTCGGCGCGCTTGACGGCATCGATGCCCGCGCCCAGCGACGCGCCTTCCGCCAGGTTGAAGGAAATGGTGGTGGCGGGGAACTGGGCCAGATGCGAGATCTGGACAGGCTTGCGGCTGACGACGATGCGCGCGATGGCGCTCAGCGGCACCTGGCCGGTGCTGGCGGTGGCCGAAGGCAGGTAGATGGCGTCCAGCGTCTTCAGGCCTTTGTTCAGCTTGGGATCGATTTCCATGATCACGCGCATCTGGTTGGATTGCGTGAAGATGGTGCTGACGATGCGTTGGCCGAAGTTGTCGTAGAGCGCGTTGTCGATGGTGGCCAGGGTGATGCCGAAGCGGGCGGCGGTGGCGCGGTCCACTTCGACGGTGGCCGCCAGGCCGCTGGCCTGCAGGTCGCTGGTGACGTCGGCCAGTTCGGGCTGTTTGCGCAGTTCAGCCACCAGCTTGGGTGTCCACTCGGCCAGCGTGTCCAGCGCGGGATGGTCCAGCATGAACTGGTACTGGGTGGCGCTGATCTGCGTGTCTACCGTCAGGTCCTGCACCGGCTGCATGTGCAGGGTGATGCCGGTGATGTCGGCGGTCTCCCGCTGCAGCCGCCGGATGATTTCGCTGGCGGTGGCGCTGCGCTCGTCGCGCGGGCGCAGGTTGATCTGCATGCGGCCGCTGTTCAAGGTGGTGTTGCTGCCGTCCACGCCGATGTAGGACGACAGGCTGACCACATCGGGATCCTTCAGCACAACCGCGGCCAGGGCGTTCTGGCGCTTGCCCATGTCGGCGTAGGAGATCGATTGCGAGGCTTCGGTGATGCCCTGGATTACGCCGGTATCCTGCACCGGGAAGAATCCCTTGGGCACCAGGAAGTAGAGCAGGGCGGTGAGCACGACGGTGCCCAGCGCCAGCAGCAAGGTGATGCGCTGATGGTCCAGCGCCAGGGTCAGCAGACGGTCGTAGCCGCGCGTGATCCGGCCGAACCAGCCGCTTCCGTGCAGGGCTTCGGTGCCGGTGTGCGTGCCTGCCTCGGCGTCTTCGGCGGCATTGGCGCCGTCGTCGTGGCTTGCTTTGGGTTTGGCCCGCAGCAGTTGCGCGCAGAGCATGGGGACCAGGGTCAGCGACACCACGGCCGACAGCACGATGGTCACGGCCAGGGTGACCGCGAATTCATAGAACAGCCGGCCGATCACGTCGCTCATAAACAGCAGGGGGATCAGCACGGCCAGCAGCGATACCGTCAAGGAGATGATGGTGAAGCCGATCTCCCGCGAACCCTGCAGCGCAGCCTGTACGGGCGTCTTGCCCGCTTCGATGTGGCGGCTGATGTTCTCGATCACCACGATGGCGTCATCGACGACGAAGCCGGTGGCGATGGTCAGCGCCATCAAGGAAAGATTGTCCAGGCTGAAGCCCCACAGGTACATGGCGGCGAAGGTGCCGACCAGGGACAGGGGCACCGACAGGCTGGGGATGAAGGTCGCCGGCAGGTTGCGCAGGAACAGGAAGATGACCAGCACCACCAGGCCCACGGCCAGCGCGAGTTCGAACTGCACGTCGCTGACCGACGCGCGGATGGTGGTGGTGCGGTCGGTCAGCACTTCGACGTGGACGCTGGCGGGCAGGGTCGCGGTCCACTCGGGCAGCTTGGCCTTGATGCTGTCGACCACCGCGATCACGTTGGCGCCCGGCTGGCGCTGGATGTTCAGCAGGATGGCCGGCGTCGTCCCTGACCACGCCCCCAGTTGCGTGTTCTCCGGCCCGGTGACCACTTCCGCCACGTCCGACAACTTCACCGGCCGCCCGTTGCGATAGGCGATGACGGTATCCAGATAATCGGCGGGGTCCTGAATCTGGTCATTGGCGTCGATGGAGTAGGACCGGCGCGGGCCGTCCAGGGTGCCCTTGGGCGCGTTGACGTTGATGTTCGCCAGCGTGGTGCGCAGGTCGTCGGCATTGATGCCGTAGGCGGCCATCGCGCGGGTGTTGCCACGCACGCGAATCGCGGGTTTGTTGCCGCCGCTCAGGCTGACCAGGCCGACGCCGGACAGCTGCGAGATCTTCTGGCCCAGCCGGGTGTCGGCGATGGTTTGCAGCGTCGTCAGGGGCAAGGTGGGCGACGTCACCGTCAGGGTCAGCACCGGCGCGTCGGCCGGGTTCACCTTGGCGTAGATGGGCGGCGCCGGCAGGTCGGAGGGCAGCAGGTTGTTGGCGGCGTTGATGGCTGCCTGCACCTCCTGTTCGGCCACGTCCAGCGCGATGGTCTCGTCGAACTGCAGGGTGATGACGGACGAACCCGCGGAGGAGCGCGATGCCATCTGGCGCAGGCCGGCCATCTGGCCCAGCTGGTTTTCCAGCGGCGCGGTGACGGCCGACGTCATGACGTCCGGACTGGCGCCGGGATAGAAGGTCTGCACCTGGATGGTGGCGTATTCCACCGACGGCAGGGCCGACAGCGGCAGGTGGCGCCACGCCACCAGCCCGACGACCAGCAAGGCGGCCATCAGCAGCGTGGTGGCGACCGGCCGCAGGATGAACAGGCGGGATGGGTTCATGATGCGCTGGCCGGCTTCGTGGATGATGCCGCGGAGCCCTTGCCGGAGGCATGGGGGCTCGCCGCCGGCGCGTCACCGGCCCGGGGCCTATCGCCCGGAATGCCCGGAATGCGCACCTTGGCGCCATCGGTCAGATGATCCGCGCCGTCGATCACCACGCGGTCGCCCACCTGCAGGCCGGCCGTGATGGCGGTGTGGCCGTCGGCCGACGCACCGGTGGTGACCTTGACCAGACTGGCGGTGTTGTCGTCCTTGACGCGGTAGACGTAGTCGCCAGGCGCGCCGTTCTGTACGGCCTCGCTGGGAACGACGACGGCGCCGCTGACCGTGTCGAGGTGCAGCACCACGTTGACGAACTGGTTCGGGAACAGGCCGCCGTCGGCGTTGTGGAACAGCGCCCGCAGCTTGACCGTGCCGGTGCTGGTATCGATCTGGTTGTCGACCGTGGCCAGTTCGCCTTGTTCCAGGGCCTCCTGGCCGCTGCGGTCATAGGCCGTGACGGCCAGCCTGGCGCCGCTGGCCAGGCGTTTGTTGAGCTTGCGCAGATCGTCCTCGGGCAAGGTGAAGACTACCGAGATCGGGTCCATCTGGGTGACGACGACGATGCCATCGGTATCCGACGCGG is a window of Bordetella sp. N DNA encoding:
- a CDS encoding helix-turn-helix domain-containing protein; protein product: MIPQEYFSFEQPCPIRDVLDRIGDQWSLLVLIGLEDGTRRFNELMRDIGDISKQMLSRTLKQLEQDGFVYREVYAEVPPRVEYTLTDLGRSFLVPMKGLVRWADTNHKDIVLARGRYKKAA
- a CDS encoding efflux transporter outer membrane subunit; the protein is MKSRIMPFPFVSVLLRAPSFKALPFKSLLLKPLPFKPSFKRLAAGVALPLLLTLQACAVGPDYHRPDAPTPRAFKEAPAAPAGWKLAAPGAAPRGAWWEVYQDPVLNDLAAQVSVGNQNLKAYEAAYRQALAVVREARANLAPTVTAGPSLSRARSNGSSATTRQVEADASWDLDLWGKVRRQVESDRASAEASAAELADLTLSAQAELVTDYFALRYQDALGRLLRDTVTAYGRSLSIAQNQYQAGVAARSDVITAQTQLASARASAIASEQLRDQYEHAIALLIGKAPADVTLAAGELPKLIPQAPAGLPSDLLERRPDIAQAERTMQQQNALIGVAEAAWYPSVTLSASAGWSGASPLFSAANALWSLVASGSQTLFDGGARSAASDAARAAYDQRVANYRQTVLAAFQDVEDELSNLRVLARQSTAQDEALTLARQAATIALNEYRAGTQSYTTVVTAQATALSNEESVLQIQQSRLAASAALIKALGGGWHDGDAVGQ
- a CDS encoding glutamate-cysteine ligase family protein — protein: MAPEKAGQKLGLEMEMVVVRRGTGASHAVQAYPESLARLRGARGETLALSRLENRVVSARGALADSGLDNGFNLLESALHPVAGGSGGLDRLAQAVYAELNDVQEALAEEDAAILNAGEHPAASLDPDRYAALRVPRPIYEDIVGYRGWLHRVGIDAKAQNSPCTSVPIHEAARAVNVIMALAPAFIALFANSPLECGRVTGRQDNRMTMWDRMFRHARFASDLRLHRMPDRPFEDLGDYFRWMFEGDTNCRSLPLAPAADYKHDTTVFLDGDPSLGRFLRAPSWPGRRADDRQRVDLTPHAAHFEYAQFSNFLDARWRYKLASYCPLEELLAQWSRPGGIEALYESLGVDGYIEGRVPSAVFPDRQLRREAGADIARTAILAPSAMQLGLMRNLSQAEDLIRDYGWLALRTLRGTAIDVALADDLAYQLAADTLAVAEAGLQDQADRHWLAYARYVLQTRRTGADRLLSLWQGAHGDAASRLAAIYPERVLEL
- a CDS encoding LysR family transcriptional regulator; translation: MEIRHLRAFVVVARELHFARAAELLGVSAPTLTVQIQELERAVQARLLQRTKRSVALTPAGVTFLAESELALAQFDHAVDVGRRAGRGEVGAIALGYVGSAAYSGVLQDQTRRFLARWPDVDIRARELPMDELPSLLEQGQVDVAFVRTPVNLPASLSSRVLARDRFCLALPRDHILARDDGPVLARALAGESFVVPEQDSGLQEVARRGRFTPSISAVPGSLLAVLTQVSVGASVAVVPSVLRQVIALPHVVYRDIAGALIPSQVAAIYRRHERAPGVRRFVAQILETPEPKAPVKLAAAD
- a CDS encoding NAD(P)-dependent oxidoreductase, giving the protein MANVALIGASGNAGARILKELADRGHTVTAIARNPDKIAKLPKVTAKRGDVYDKEGLTALLRGHDAVISSVHFTASDPHVLIDAVRAAGVKRYLVVGGAGSLEVAPGKRLVDQPDFPEAYKVEATKGAEFLDLLKGVQDLDWTFLSPSAMFVPGERTGKFRLGTDQLLAGEHGSTISFEDYAIALVDEIETPAHVRQRFTVGY
- a CDS encoding heme-binding protein, with protein sequence MNRFTRYTASLALGLGIVASAHAAPPQLPTQPVLNLAAAQHVLAAAQAKAQAGGWPCVISVVDAAGQPILLVRMDNASVPAGVELAPGKARTAALFRRPSGALEDAINGSRPAAATARGFVLMRGGLPLTVNGHVVGAIGVSADTPQHDEEIAQAGVAALQ